The stretch of DNA GTTAATTTTGCAGGTTCATAAAGATGTGCCAGGGTAAAGCGAGGTGGGCCAGCAGGAAAAATTATATAAAGTAAAAAACCAAAATACTGTACTAACAGCACACCGGTCATTAATTCTTTAAAATCTTCGCGATGCTTACGCAAATAAAGAGTAGTTGCAAGTATCAGTGGTAAAATAAAATAAAGCATATAAGCAAAAGAAAAATAATCGGTGAGCCACTTATTAGTAAATTTTTGTATCCAGATAGTGGGCTCAGCTCCAAATAATAGAACATCTGCTTTATAGAGATGCTCATCAATAACATCAGGTCGAATTAGCCCGGTTAAGCCGCGTAAGTTTTCATAAATTAATACTAATAAAATAAGCGGTAGCCAATCGCGTACCACCAGCAGAGCCTCACGTGCTGCTTGATGGTAAAGTAAGGGTGTCGGCGTTTGGGTTCGTCGAAGATGTGTAAAAAACCGAGTAGTTGCAATTACTAATAACACTAACGAAGGCCAAATGACTGAACCATCAAAAAAGCGAAAATGGGCGCCATAAGTAATTAATAACACCGAAAAGACTAGTAAAAATAGGCCAAGTGCAAGATAATCTAGTCCGGCTTTTGCAATTAGACGCTGCCATAAAGAAGTTGTTGTTTG from Deltaproteobacteria bacterium encodes:
- a CDS encoding inositol phosphorylceramide synthase; this encodes MQTTTSLWQRLIAKAGLDYLALGLFLLVFSVLLITYGAHFRFFDGSVIWPSLVLLVIATTRFFTHLRRTQTPTPLLYHQAAREALLVVRDWLPLILLVLIYENLRGLTGLIRPDVIDEHLYKADVLLFGAEPTIWIQKFTNKWLTDYFSFAYMLYFILPLILATTLYLRKHREDFKELMTGVLLVQYFGFLLYIIFPAGPPRFTLAHLYEPAKLTGALGLYELTHGAYDSLNSVPAHSSFPSLHCALSLTALLFAWRFRKSFGSSILFWIFLPLVVSLWISTVYLRHHWIVDCFAGFILSIILFTPMPWLRKRYTKFRRRVLIN